From a region of the Nitrospira sp. genome:
- a CDS encoding HPF/RaiA family ribosome-associated protein, whose translation MEDTGSPRARFVKRSLMRLGGMMNANTFDELGRNATRSSFPGWIPKAVKRKSGRTDVPLVPAHIRMLGVDLSKEQRASIRQTLSVKLGKFANSIERISVRVEDVNGPRGGIDHVCRIKVVLSGLPSVVYEARDESPDAAISNALTGTERAVRRSLKRRRTKPIKVGARSRTRASRPPKG comes from the coding sequence ATGGAAGACACTGGAAGTCCGCGTGCCCGTTTCGTGAAAAGATCACTCATGCGGCTCGGTGGCATGATGAACGCCAACACGTTCGATGAACTGGGCCGCAACGCTACACGTTCGTCTTTCCCCGGCTGGATCCCCAAGGCAGTCAAGCGGAAGTCCGGCCGGACGGATGTGCCGCTGGTTCCCGCGCACATCCGAATGTTAGGAGTCGATCTCAGCAAAGAGCAACGAGCGTCCATCCGGCAAACGCTGAGCGTGAAGCTCGGAAAGTTTGCGAACTCAATCGAGCGGATCAGCGTTCGTGTGGAGGACGTGAACGGTCCGCGCGGCGGCATCGATCATGTTTGTCGAATCAAAGTGGTCCTCAGCGGTCTTCCGAGCGTCGTGTACGAAGCGCGGGACGAATCTCCGGATGCCGCGATCAGCAACGCCCTCACCGGGACGGAGCGGGCCGTCCGCCGAAGCCTGAAGCGCAGACGCACGAAACCGATCAAGGTTGGGGCGAGATCGAGAACCAGGGCTAGCCGACCGCCAAAAGGATGA
- a CDS encoding ROK family protein, with the protein MARRVKDDSEASRRHRNVLVIDVGGTNVKIMVTGKRTARKIPSGPTMTAQNMVEAVKQLAADWSYEVISLGFPGAVRGGRPTAEPKNLAAGWVGFDFKQAFGCPVKVLNDAAMQALGSYEGGRMLFLGLGTGLGSALITDGVLVPMELAHLQYRKGRTYEDYVGLRGLKRYGKKKWRQYVMRVVMALKNALQADYVVLGGGNAKRIKQLPKGIRLGDNDHAFTGGFRLWEEVWKDERAGCVVQSGSASQEQGRRTPCATMSPGRKVG; encoded by the coding sequence ATGGCAAGGCGAGTGAAGGACGACAGCGAAGCATCCCGCCGTCATCGCAACGTGTTGGTGATCGACGTGGGTGGGACCAATGTGAAGATCATGGTCACCGGAAAACGGACCGCGCGAAAGATCCCATCCGGTCCGACCATGACGGCGCAGAACATGGTGGAAGCGGTCAAACAACTCGCCGCCGATTGGTCCTATGAAGTCATCTCATTGGGATTTCCAGGGGCGGTACGAGGCGGTCGGCCGACTGCGGAACCTAAGAATCTGGCCGCTGGATGGGTCGGGTTCGATTTTAAGCAGGCCTTCGGCTGTCCGGTCAAGGTGCTTAATGACGCCGCAATGCAGGCCCTCGGCAGCTACGAAGGCGGCCGCATGTTGTTCTTGGGGCTCGGCACAGGTCTGGGTTCTGCGCTGATCACCGACGGCGTGCTGGTGCCGATGGAACTGGCGCACTTGCAGTACCGGAAAGGTCGCACATATGAAGATTACGTCGGCTTGCGCGGCCTCAAACGGTACGGCAAGAAGAAATGGCGCCAATACGTCATGCGCGTCGTGATGGCGCTGAAGAACGCGCTTCAAGCCGATTACGTGGTGCTGGGCGGCGGCAATGCCAAACGGATCAAGCAGTTGCCGAAAGGCATTCGCCTTGGCGACAACGACCATGCCTTCACCGGCGGCTTTCGCCTATGGGAAGAGGTCTGGAAGGATGAGCGTGCCGGTTGTGTCGTGCAGAGCGGCAGCGCCAGCCAAGAGCAGGGGAGGAGGACCCCATGCGCGACGATGAGTCCAGGGCGAAAGGTGGGCTAG
- a CDS encoding sugar O-acetyltransferase, protein MRAKSEKTKMLSGKLYRSVDSELVADTERVQRLLTQYNATPSEATEARMALLRQICGSVGDGAVIRPLFFCDYGYNIRLGRNAFINFNCVFLDCASIEIGDNLQMGPAVQLYTAAHPLEAEVRRSGLEYARPIRIGNDVWIGGGAIVLPGVTIGDRSVIGAGSVVVRDVPSAKVVAGNPARIIRSLDAHNDAVDLSK, encoded by the coding sequence ATGAGGGCAAAATCAGAAAAGACGAAGATGCTGAGCGGAAAGCTCTACCGCTCGGTTGACTCGGAGCTCGTCGCTGACACAGAACGGGTCCAGCGCCTGTTGACCCAGTACAATGCCACCCCGAGCGAAGCCACGGAAGCCCGTATGGCACTACTGCGTCAGATCTGTGGTTCGGTCGGGGACGGCGCAGTCATCAGGCCGCTGTTTTTCTGTGATTATGGCTATAACATCCGGCTCGGACGGAACGCCTTCATCAACTTCAACTGCGTCTTTCTCGACTGCGCGTCGATCGAGATCGGCGATAATCTGCAGATGGGTCCGGCGGTGCAGTTGTACACTGCGGCCCATCCGCTTGAGGCGGAGGTGCGACGATCCGGTTTGGAGTATGCCCGTCCGATCCGTATCGGTAACGATGTATGGATCGGAGGCGGCGCGATCGTACTGCCGGGCGTGACCATCGGTGACCGCAGCGTTATTGGCGCAGGCAGCGTCGTGGTACGTGACGTTCCGTCGGCCAAGGTTGTTGCTGGTAACCCAGCCCGCATCATTCGCTCGCTTGATGCCCACAACGATGCGGTGGATTTGTCGAAGTGA
- a CDS encoding glycoside hydrolase family 15 protein, whose protein sequence is MNYQPIQNYGIIGNMRTAALVSIAGSIDWFCFPHFDSPSVFAAILDHEKGGRFEIVATHEDVRTKQFYWPDTNILITRFYAAGGIAEIEDFMPPGLSNDSAWRHSLIRRVRVRQGSVEFRLRCHPAFDYARATHHTVVTKQGASFHSAGLSLGLATELPLVTDGRGVTAVFTLDEEQSTVFVLGGIQSDEGCGSCPAAEESDELFEQTVDYWRRWLSKCTYAGRWREMVHRSALTLKLMTFEPTGAIIAAPTCSLPETLGGVRNWDYRYTWIRDAAFTLYGLLRIGFTDEAVGFMGWLGARAGEVESDGSLQIVYGIDGRHNLTEHTLDHLDGYRGSRPVRIGNGAYNQLQLDIYGELLDSVYLYNKYVMPIGYDVWTRIRRRLDWLCENWQQPDEGIWEVRGGRRHFVFSKLMCWVAMDRGLRLAEKRSFPTDRTRWLQVRDRIYEEIMTKGWSPERQTFVQHYDSDSLDASNLIMPLVFFLSPNDPRMLKTLEAINRSPKHGGLASDGLVYRYDSETGADGLHGKEGTFTMCSFWLVEALTRAGRVDRAKLSEARLLFERMLGHANHLGLYSEEIGPCGEALGNFPQAFTHLALISAAFNLDRALDRKSKAR, encoded by the coding sequence ATGAATTACCAACCGATCCAAAACTACGGCATCATCGGGAACATGCGCACGGCGGCGCTCGTCAGCATCGCCGGTTCGATCGATTGGTTCTGCTTTCCGCACTTTGATTCTCCGAGCGTCTTCGCGGCCATTCTTGATCACGAGAAAGGCGGTCGATTCGAGATTGTCGCCACTCATGAGGACGTGAGGACCAAACAGTTCTATTGGCCCGACACGAATATCCTGATCACACGCTTCTACGCTGCGGGTGGAATCGCCGAGATCGAGGATTTCATGCCGCCGGGTCTGTCGAACGATTCGGCCTGGCGGCATTCGCTCATTCGCCGGGTGAGAGTCAGGCAGGGCAGCGTGGAGTTTCGCCTGCGATGCCATCCCGCCTTTGACTATGCTCGGGCAACTCATCACACAGTCGTGACCAAGCAAGGGGCCAGCTTCCATTCCGCCGGCCTCAGTCTGGGGCTGGCGACGGAGCTACCGCTCGTGACGGATGGTCGCGGCGTAACGGCGGTCTTTACTTTGGACGAGGAGCAGTCGACGGTGTTCGTGCTCGGAGGCATTCAATCCGATGAGGGCTGCGGCTCTTGTCCAGCGGCGGAAGAAAGCGACGAACTCTTCGAACAGACGGTGGACTATTGGCGTCGCTGGTTGTCTAAATGTACCTACGCAGGTCGTTGGCGGGAGATGGTCCACCGCTCAGCGCTTACCCTGAAACTGATGACGTTCGAACCGACCGGCGCCATCATCGCCGCTCCGACGTGCAGCTTGCCGGAGACTCTCGGTGGAGTCCGGAACTGGGATTATCGCTATACGTGGATCAGGGATGCCGCCTTCACCCTGTACGGCTTGTTGCGGATCGGATTTACCGACGAGGCGGTCGGCTTCATGGGATGGTTGGGGGCGCGAGCTGGAGAGGTGGAATCCGATGGATCGTTGCAGATCGTCTACGGCATCGACGGACGCCACAATCTCACGGAGCACACCCTCGATCATTTGGACGGCTATCGAGGGTCTCGGCCGGTGCGCATCGGCAACGGCGCGTACAACCAACTGCAATTGGATATCTACGGTGAACTGTTGGACTCAGTGTACCTGTATAACAAATATGTGATGCCGATCGGATATGATGTGTGGACGCGTATCCGGAGACGGCTTGATTGGCTCTGTGAAAACTGGCAACAGCCGGATGAAGGCATCTGGGAAGTGCGTGGCGGACGGAGACACTTCGTGTTCTCCAAGTTGATGTGCTGGGTCGCCATGGATCGCGGCCTTCGATTGGCCGAGAAGCGGTCTTTCCCGACGGATCGCACTCGCTGGCTTCAGGTCAGGGACCGAATCTACGAAGAGATCATGACGAAGGGATGGAGCCCCGAACGCCAAACCTTCGTGCAGCACTATGACAGCGACTCGCTGGATGCCTCCAATCTCATCATGCCGCTGGTGTTCTTTCTCTCCCCGAACGATCCGAGGATGCTGAAAACCTTGGAGGCCATCAACCGTTCACCGAAACATGGCGGTCTTGCCTCGGACGGGTTGGTGTACCGCTACGACAGCGAAACGGGAGCAGACGGGCTGCACGGAAAAGAAGGCACCTTCACCATGTGCTCGTTCTGGCTGGTCGAAGCATTGACGAGGGCGGGACGCGTCGATCGCGCGAAACTGAGCGAGGCGCGGCTGCTGTTTGAACGCATGTTGGGTCACGCCAACCACCTCGGGCTGTATTCGGAGGAGATCGGCCCATGCGGTGAAGCGCTCGGCAACTTTCCGCAGGCCTTCACTCACCTGGCCCTCATCAGCGCCGCCTTCAATCTCGATCGGGCACTCGACAGGAAATCGAAGGCAAGATGA